CAACGCCCAGCCATCCCCTTACCACTTTTCCGCCGTGTATAATATCTTCATAAATTTTTCTTGCCATATTTGACGGTATGGCAAAACCTACCCCGTCATATCCGCCGGAAGCGGAGGAAATAGCGGTGTTTATCCCCACAACTTTTCCTTCCAGATCAACAAGCGGGCCTCCGGAATTTCCCGGATTAATAGCGGCATCTGTCTGCAGAAAATCATCATATGCGCCGGCGCCAATCACCCTGCCCTTGGCGCTTATTATCCCCTGCGTTACTGTTTTTTCAAGGCCAAACGGGCTTCCTATCGCCACCACCCAGTCGCCCACTTTTATCGCGTCCGAATCCGCAAGCACCGCTGCCTTTAAACCTTTTGCGTCTATTTTTATCACGGCAAGGTCAGTTTCTTTATCAACGCCTATAACCTTTGCCTTATACTCTTTTTCATTGAAAAGTTTTACGGTTATTTCATCGGCTCCGCCCACCACGTGATTATTGGTAAGGATATATCCGTCATCTGACACTATAAAACCGCTTCCTAAACTTCTTCTTTTTATAGAATTGTCCTGCCCGCTCTGCGGAGGTACTCCGAAGAATTCCTGCATAAAGGGGTCATTAAAAAACCTGTCATAATAAGGGTCGCGCTGCCTTTTTTCTATTTTAACCGTGGAAATATTCACCACAAATGGCTCTGCTATCTGCGCGATTTCACTGAAACTTGAAGGTATCATGGGTACTGCCGGAAGGGTAAAAGGAAATACAAGGACAAACAACAAGACGATAAATTTTTTCATAAATTACCTCCTGCTTTTTTACAAACCTTACTGATATTTGACGCCTGCCGTCTTAAAAAAGTTCAAATTTATAAACCATAAAATCCCGGCAGGTTAATGTTATTCATTTTATTTTTATCAAACGAAAACACGCCGTCAGCCGTCTTCATGTAATATAATTCCCCGTCCGCTTTATCACCAAATATAACGCCGATGTCTTCAGCGCCCGCTTTTTTCATTATGATTTCAAGTAAAGGCTGTGGCTGTGTAAAAAATTCCGCTTTTGCTCCGGCCTTAAATTTTTCAACGTACTCCATCCGCCTTATCGCGGAAATTACCGCCCCTGTATCTGTTATTTTTTTCTCTTCTTTGGATAAACCTTGTGCTTTAACGGTCTTCCATTTTTTATCTTTTCCCCTGGCTCCCTCAATAAACTTATTTTTGTATTTAATCTCTACCCTGTCAAAACTGTCATCTTCAATTACAAGTATCTGTTTGTTTAAAATGTCTTCAGCTTTTGGAATACCGTTATATATGTAATCCGGCAGTTCAAATATGCCGGGAACACCCTGCGCTTTGGCAAAAACAGAATTTTTCACCCCGTCCAGAACGCCAAAATAAACAGTCTTTTTGCCGTCAGGTGTTGTCAGAACAACCTTCTGCGAAGGTAACGCAAGGCCGAATTTAGCCGCGTCTTTGTCAGCTTCAAAATACTTAACCGCGCTGTTTTTTACGTAAGAAATTACAGCGCCTACCCTGTCTTTTTTAGCAGAAGCATTAAACGGTTTTATCAGATTCCAGCTGCCTTTATCATTTTTCTCAAGCGTGTATTTCCTGTCCTTTAAGTCAATCTCTACAACGCTTACGTCCGGCTCTTCCACCTTAAATAAGCCTTTATTCCTGAAATCAAACAGCCTTTTTTCAGAGTGTTTCTTAAGGACACTGTCAATTATGCAGAAGTTTTTATCTTCATTTTTAACAGCATAAGCGTAGCTTTCCGTGGGGTTTTCATCGCCAAAATTAACAGAATATTCCTTATCCGCATAAAACTTAAATCCTGTATTATCATTTTTCCCAAGCCCGTATTCCGCGGGGTTCCCATCTTCAATTTTTCTCTGTATCTTCGCCTGTGCAAAATCTTTTAACATTTCATTTATCACACCGTCATCAGCGGGCGCTTTTATGGGGGCTTCAAGATTCCAGTTGTTACCATCTTTTTGAACAGAGATAATGCCCTGCCCATTATTAACAGTAATTTTGGTCACTGCATCCTCTTTAAACCCCGGAAACAGTTTTTCCTGTTCCGCCTTTTTTTCCTTATCAGCGCTTTTCTTTTTAATTTCCACAAAATAATAGTACGCGCCAAGCAGCGCGAAAATTACAAGCGCCGTTATGGTCTTCTGCGGTTTCATGGCTTTCTTCTCCTTAAAAACACCATTATTCCCGCGGTTATTACCAGCAGCGGCAGCAGGACTATCGGTATAATAAATAACATTGCGCCCTGTATTTTGGAAATAAACAGCGGTTCAAAGTTTCTGCCCTTTGGCCTTATGGAAATTTTATCTGAATCCTGAGCAAGAAAACTTACCACGTTTAAAAACATATCCCTGTTTCCCGAAGAGGCAATAAAAGTATTATTGGCAAATTCGCTGCTGCCAAACACCGCTATTGCGGCTTTTGCCGGTGTGGTGTTTCCTTCATTTGCAATTTCTGTCACGGCGCTTACCACAAGAGGCCCTTCTATATCTTTTGAATCCAGCCCTGCCTTTGCTTCCTTTATACCTGCAAGGTCTGTTTCTCCCCAGCTGCCCGGATTTGTACGTGACAGCGATACCGCATTACCGGACAGTTCAAACGTGCGGCACATGGGAAGAAATGTTGCGACTGTGAAGCCTTTTGTAATTTCGTGGCTTTCATACGATGAAATTACCGGCATAAGAAAATCGCCGCCAAGCATCTTGC
This DNA window, taken from Candidatus Goldiibacteriota bacterium HGW-Goldbacteria-1, encodes the following:
- a CDS encoding peptidase, with the translated sequence MKKFIVLLFVLVFPFTLPAVPMIPSSFSEIAQIAEPFVVNISTVKIEKRQRDPYYDRFFNDPFMQEFFGVPPQSGQDNSIKRRSLGSGFIVSDDGYILTNNHVVGGADEITVKLFNEKEYKAKVIGVDKETDLAVIKIDAKGLKAAVLADSDAIKVGDWVVAIGSPFGLEKTVTQGIISAKGRVIGAGAYDDFLQTDAAINPGNSGGPLVDLEGKVVGINTAISSASGGYDGVGFAIPSNMARKIYEDIIHGGKVVRGWLGVGIQELTPELAKHFKVKEGVLISQVFKESPAEKGGIKNGDVIMQFDGKKVTKYRELQSLVASTPVGKTVIVKVSRKGAEKDLKVKIFDRSKAETAQVSEKAQSGSLGMLVVDMNEEYARQYGTDSTAGVVVVNVETGSVADEAGVMKGDIIHEINTVRIKNSDVFNSITAKLGRGNEVVMLIERRNAMIYLAFTIRQ